In a single window of the Pantoea alfalfae genome:
- a CDS encoding trifunctional serine/threonine-protein kinase/ATP-binding protein/sensor histidine kinase yields MSMLSVNVQEGDDAGIAIDHFDTLTPLAQDGCLLWILARCHSGESLIIATGQSDEVTFQATQRLKNERALAGYLSPRWAITATGTTRYHNRYALIYPCFPFRTLAHNLATPPENIADFLQVALQLCHTLGQAHHQGIVHGDIKPGHFFVTDDERFRLGGFGLASLAAQSADKTSLRASGGTLAYMSPEHTGRTPHPVSSLSDLYSLGVVLYEYLTGRLPFGSAEAGEAEWIHHHIATAPRPAEQVREDVPPMLSVILLRLLAKSPAEGYQTVQGLMADLRRCQATLSAENTIAPFTPGLQERFSSSFRPETLFTQHPQARLLLTTLEAVNRSGTQSLVMLSGAPGSGKSAIIASALKNLQHRQILLAASKADQHSPVAPYASIASAFRTVTLYLLGLSAPEVSKWRGRLLRLLGGYTDLAIELVPELKQLLNIRTLPPVVRHAPDAREQFNQMACALIEAFATPGRPLVMLIDDVHWADNATLQLLETLIIRSEHLPFMLVLAFREGESMPCPMIAGFLQRIRESAARAVALTPQPLSVKSIGRWLAGRLHTRPGGHRELAQIIFDKTGGNPLSVQEFFRQAVDDGVIYFRQNPLKWHYDSQTLSTRQYTDNVATLVLNQLVRMPEITRQLLGDLACLGASGELSLISHISGTPVKRLQQQLEPAVSGRFITLTGGNYAFTHDRVHNAAFSLPDRRQQQHLHQQAAAWLSDAVVTADNGETLFRAVYHIGMIAELPLSVAERERYYPLCLRAAQGAKRAGDYLSALRYLRTAQRLSQRMVTGNDFMLGLDEAECEFLHGNLSNAQSLCTRLLREPGTLSEKSRAACLSAEIHMRQSDNHLALETALAWLAVFGEHFNRNPNDAEIDAEWLSLRTRIGDSPQTAFSRLPLNNNAETESVLNLMASTIFVSAYDCPQLHLMLVCRMLKMTLDQGMTGASAFGLAWFSVLTGDRYQAWQFSYDCGRVARALVEEHNFIRYKARTLLPLDQVGIWTQPLDVAVECARESFRVAVMHGDRSFACLSLRHQIMNTLTRGDHLESVLTSIERGLAFTRKSYYPDVENVLVMQKQLVMQLRNSNGFRAEDRVASLPLVAGSEPGPISGPKAMVRFWDGLYRGMAHFFAAEYREALRCFEDIRPLISAVPAYIYLMDFHFYSALSLSHQPEAADSNVLRGHLDKFADWADLNPGLFADKYALLRAECARLAGNTGDALKQYEQAIRLSRQAGYLHIHALANQLAGRCCKALQLDTAADAWIKAAMASWENWGAQAMVRQLEQRYPHLSAPLQNSALATIPFTQDAAFYDMESVLTAVRALTEEINLDRLIHTLMRMLLERAGAQRCRLIRILDGNLPETQAWAESMAEGVRVQIVKERPLASDLPLSVLSAVIRTGQEIRTGKPEAFSPFSQDPYLVASGAAVLCVPMFRQANMVGVLYLENRLMPDAFTAEHSHIVKTLSAQAAVSLENARLYAELLEENTHRRRVEKQLRASKTSLMLGEKISHTGTWRWELTEDMMMVSEEYGRILGLPAEQKGLSMADFLTRVHPDDHACISELVTLSVSQGRSMQAEFRILRPDGECRYIKGIGEPVDNFPEVKEYFGTISDITLQRQAEDSARMAQADLARVSRATTVGQLTASIAHEINQPLMSIVANAGASLRWLKREPLMLENASSSLNEIIKEGKRAGEIIRGLQALTRNHEPSFAPENLHLIARDILALSRIELERRGISLELKLKAARADIFCDRVQIQQVLLNLVINAIDAMSDDLPRAALLRLTSENPTAETLRFEVLDSGCGLPDGVRDRIFESFYTTKKSGMGMGLTISKGIIKKHCGELGAENRPEGGSRFWFTLPLE; encoded by the coding sequence ATGAGCATGCTTTCAGTTAATGTCCAGGAAGGTGACGACGCAGGGATCGCGATTGACCACTTCGACACGCTGACACCGCTGGCGCAGGATGGCTGCCTGCTCTGGATACTGGCGCGCTGCCACTCTGGTGAATCCCTGATTATCGCTACGGGTCAAAGTGACGAGGTCACCTTTCAGGCGACGCAGCGACTTAAAAATGAGCGTGCGCTGGCGGGCTATCTTTCACCGCGCTGGGCAATCACCGCCACCGGCACCACCCGTTATCACAATCGGTATGCCCTGATTTATCCTTGCTTTCCGTTTCGTACTCTGGCTCACAATCTCGCCACTCCACCTGAAAACATCGCCGACTTCCTGCAGGTGGCATTGCAGCTCTGCCACACGCTCGGTCAGGCGCATCATCAGGGTATCGTGCATGGGGATATCAAGCCGGGTCACTTTTTTGTCACTGACGATGAGCGCTTCCGCCTGGGCGGATTTGGACTGGCCTCGCTGGCAGCGCAGTCGGCGGACAAAACCAGCCTGCGCGCCTCAGGCGGTACGCTGGCCTATATGTCTCCTGAGCATACCGGTCGCACACCGCATCCCGTCAGCAGCCTCAGCGATCTCTACAGCCTGGGTGTGGTGCTGTATGAGTACCTGACCGGCAGACTGCCGTTTGGATCAGCAGAAGCGGGTGAAGCAGAGTGGATTCATCATCACATTGCTACCGCCCCCCGTCCCGCCGAACAGGTCAGAGAGGATGTGCCGCCGATGCTCTCGGTGATTCTGTTGCGCCTGCTGGCAAAGTCGCCCGCAGAGGGGTATCAGACCGTGCAGGGACTGATGGCCGATCTGCGCCGTTGTCAGGCAACCCTCTCAGCGGAAAACACCATTGCGCCGTTTACGCCCGGTTTGCAGGAGCGGTTCAGCAGCAGTTTCCGGCCCGAAACGCTGTTCACGCAGCATCCGCAGGCGCGCCTGTTACTGACCACGCTTGAGGCGGTCAACCGCAGCGGCACGCAGAGCCTGGTGATGCTGAGCGGTGCGCCCGGCTCCGGGAAGTCTGCCATTATCGCCTCCGCACTGAAAAACCTGCAGCACCGACAGATTCTGCTGGCCGCCAGCAAGGCCGATCAGCATTCGCCAGTCGCCCCCTATGCCTCAATCGCCTCCGCGTTTCGCACGGTCACGCTCTATCTGCTGGGTTTGTCCGCCCCGGAAGTCAGCAAATGGCGGGGGCGACTGTTGCGGTTACTGGGCGGGTATACCGATTTAGCCATTGAACTGGTACCCGAATTAAAACAGCTGCTGAATATCCGGACATTGCCGCCCGTGGTGCGCCATGCTCCGGACGCCCGCGAGCAGTTTAACCAGATGGCGTGTGCGCTGATTGAGGCTTTTGCCACGCCGGGTCGCCCGCTGGTGATGCTGATTGATGATGTTCACTGGGCAGATAATGCCACGCTGCAACTGCTGGAAACGCTGATTATTCGTAGTGAACATCTGCCTTTTATGCTGGTGCTCGCTTTCCGGGAGGGTGAATCAATGCCCTGTCCGATGATTGCCGGTTTTCTACAGCGGATCAGAGAATCCGCGGCGCGGGCCGTGGCGCTGACGCCACAGCCGCTCAGCGTGAAAAGTATCGGTCGCTGGCTGGCGGGGAGGCTGCATACCCGTCCCGGCGGCCATCGCGAACTGGCACAGATTATTTTCGACAAAACCGGCGGCAATCCACTCTCTGTGCAGGAGTTCTTTCGTCAGGCGGTGGACGATGGGGTCATTTACTTTCGTCAGAACCCGCTGAAATGGCATTACGACAGCCAGACACTGAGTACGCGTCAGTACACCGACAATGTGGCAACGCTGGTGCTGAATCAGCTGGTACGGATGCCGGAGATAACGCGGCAGCTGCTGGGCGATCTGGCCTGCCTGGGCGCCAGCGGCGAACTCTCCCTGATAAGTCATATCAGCGGAACCCCTGTTAAACGGCTTCAGCAGCAGCTTGAACCGGCAGTCAGTGGTCGTTTTATCACCCTGACGGGCGGTAACTACGCCTTTACCCACGATCGGGTTCACAACGCGGCATTTTCGCTGCCCGACCGCCGGCAGCAACAGCATCTTCATCAGCAGGCGGCGGCATGGCTGTCAGACGCGGTGGTGACGGCGGATAACGGTGAAACACTGTTCCGCGCGGTTTATCACATTGGCATGATTGCTGAACTGCCGCTGAGTGTCGCAGAGCGTGAGCGGTATTATCCGCTCTGTCTGCGCGCTGCACAGGGAGCGAAACGTGCGGGGGACTATCTCTCGGCGCTGCGCTATCTGCGCACCGCCCAGCGACTTAGCCAGCGGATGGTGACCGGCAATGACTTTATGCTGGGTCTTGATGAGGCGGAGTGCGAGTTTCTGCACGGTAATCTCAGCAACGCACAATCGCTCTGCACCCGACTGCTGCGTGAGCCGGGAACGCTCAGTGAAAAATCCAGGGCTGCCTGTCTCTCTGCTGAAATTCATATGCGCCAGTCTGACAATCATCTGGCACTGGAAACCGCACTCGCCTGGCTGGCGGTTTTTGGTGAGCATTTCAACCGTAATCCGAATGACGCGGAGATCGACGCCGAATGGCTGTCGCTCAGAACGCGGATTGGCGACTCCCCGCAGACCGCTTTTTCACGGCTGCCGCTGAACAACAATGCCGAAACGGAGTCGGTGCTGAACCTGATGGCCAGCACAATTTTTGTTTCCGCCTACGACTGCCCGCAGCTGCATCTGATGCTGGTCTGCCGGATGCTGAAGATGACGCTGGACCAGGGCATGACAGGGGCTTCTGCGTTTGGCCTTGCCTGGTTCAGCGTGCTGACTGGCGACCGCTATCAGGCCTGGCAGTTTAGCTATGACTGTGGCCGGGTGGCGCGTGCGCTGGTGGAAGAGCATAACTTTATCCGCTACAAAGCACGCACGCTGCTGCCACTGGATCAGGTAGGGATCTGGACACAGCCGCTGGATGTCGCCGTGGAGTGTGCCCGCGAAAGCTTTCGCGTGGCGGTAATGCATGGCGACCGCTCTTTTGCCTGCCTCTCGCTGCGTCATCAGATCATGAACACGCTGACACGCGGCGACCACCTTGAGTCGGTGCTGACCTCCATTGAGCGTGGACTCGCGTTTACCCGCAAATCGTATTATCCCGACGTCGAGAACGTGCTCGTTATGCAGAAGCAACTGGTGATGCAACTGCGTAATAGCAATGGATTCAGGGCAGAGGATCGCGTCGCCTCTTTGCCGCTGGTAGCGGGCAGTGAGCCGGGGCCGATATCCGGCCCTAAAGCGATGGTGCGGTTCTGGGACGGTCTCTATCGGGGAATGGCGCATTTCTTTGCGGCTGAATACCGGGAGGCGCTGCGCTGTTTTGAGGATATTCGTCCGCTGATTAGCGCAGTGCCCGCTTATATCTATCTGATGGATTTTCATTTCTACAGCGCATTATCACTGAGTCACCAGCCTGAAGCGGCTGACAGCAATGTGCTGCGTGGCCATCTCGACAAGTTTGCTGACTGGGCTGACCTCAATCCTGGTCTGTTTGCAGACAAATATGCTCTGCTCAGGGCAGAGTGCGCGCGTCTGGCGGGCAACACGGGCGACGCTCTGAAGCAGTATGAACAGGCCATTCGTCTCTCCAGACAGGCGGGCTATCTGCACATCCATGCGCTGGCGAATCAGCTGGCGGGTCGCTGCTGCAAAGCCTTACAGCTGGACACCGCCGCAGATGCCTGGATTAAAGCGGCAATGGCAAGCTGGGAAAACTGGGGCGCGCAGGCAATGGTGCGCCAGCTGGAGCAGCGCTATCCGCATCTGTCCGCGCCGCTGCAAAACAGCGCACTGGCGACAATTCCGTTTACCCAGGATGCCGCATTCTATGACATGGAGAGCGTGCTGACCGCCGTGCGCGCCCTGACGGAGGAGATCAACCTTGATCGGTTGATACATACCCTGATGCGCATGCTGCTGGAGCGGGCCGGTGCTCAGCGCTGTCGGCTCATCCGGATTCTGGATGGCAATCTGCCGGAGACGCAGGCCTGGGCAGAGAGCATGGCAGAGGGGGTGCGTGTGCAGATTGTTAAAGAACGACCTCTCGCGTCCGACCTGCCTTTATCCGTGCTGTCAGCGGTGATCCGAACAGGCCAGGAGATACGCACCGGCAAACCGGAGGCGTTCAGTCCCTTCAGCCAGGATCCCTATCTGGTGGCTTCAGGCGCAGCGGTGTTGTGTGTCCCGATGTTCAGGCAGGCCAACATGGTCGGGGTGCTCTATCTGGAGAACCGCCTGATGCCCGACGCGTTTACTGCTGAGCACTCCCATATAGTAAAAACCCTGAGTGCGCAGGCGGCCGTTTCGCTGGAAAACGCACGGCTCTACGCAGAGCTGCTGGAGGAGAACACTCATCGGCGGCGGGTTGAGAAGCAGTTGCGAGCCAGTAAAACCTCGCTGATGCTCGGCGAGAAGATCAGCCATACCGGCACCTGGCGCTGGGAATTGACAGAGGACATGATGATGGTCTCTGAAGAATATGGTCGCATTCTTGGCCTGCCAGCTGAACAAAAAGGGCTGTCGATGGCTGACTTTCTCACCCGCGTTCATCCCGATGATCATGCGTGCATCAGTGAACTGGTCACGCTTAGCGTCAGCCAGGGGCGCAGTATGCAGGCTGAGTTCCGTATACTCAGGCCGGACGGGGAATGCCGCTATATTAAAGGCATCGGAGAACCGGTGGACAATTTCCCGGAGGTGAAAGAGTATTTCGGCACCATTTCGGATATCACTTTACAGCGTCAGGCAGAAGATAGCGCGCGTATGGCGCAGGCGGACCTGGCTCGGGTTAGCCGCGCCACCACCGTCGGGCAGCTTACTGCTTCCATCGCCCATGAGATTAACCAGCCTCTGATGTCAATCGTGGCTAACGCGGGTGCCAGCCTGCGCTGGTTAAAGCGTGAACCCTTGATGCTGGAAAATGCCAGCAGCAGTCTGAACGAGATCATTAAAGAGGGTAAACGTGCCGGAGAGATTATTCGCGGTCTGCAGGCGCTGACCCGCAATCATGAACCGAGCTTTGCGCCAGAAAACCTGCATCTGATTGCCCGTGATATTCTGGCGCTCTCCCGGATCGAGCTGGAACGGCGGGGCATTTCACTGGAACTGAAACTCAAGGCGGCCAGGGCAGATATTTTCTGCGACCGCGTTCAGATTCAGCAGGTGCTGCTCAATCTGGTCATTAATGCTATCGATGCCATGTCCGATGATTTACCGCGCGCGGCCCTGCTGCGCCTCACCTCAGAGAATCCCACGGCTGAAACGCTGCGATTTGAGGTGCTGGATAGCGGTTGCGGATTGCCTGATGGCGTGCGTGACCGGATCTTTGAGTCGTTCTACACCACCAAGAAAAGCGGCATGGGCATGGGATTAACCATCAGTAAAGGGATCATCAAAAAGCACTGCGGAGAGTTAGGCGCAGAGAACCGGCCAGAAGGCGGCAGCCGTTTCTGGTTTACACTGCCACTGGAATAA
- a CDS encoding response regulator transcription factor: protein MNPIVYIVDDDAAVTSALRNLLTADDYTVITFSSADDFLAHAFTPLPCCLILDINLPGADGFDIAQALLDRGYTIPTIFLTGFGTIPVTVRAMKTGAYEFLTKPVDPDHMLQAVAEALRIAEQNMAASEERREIFQRHQTLTPRESEVMLLAISGLLNKQIAAEMGVSEITAKVHKRRVMEKMHARSLTDLVRAAERLNIDHTRRR, encoded by the coding sequence ATGAATCCCATCGTATATATTGTTGACGACGACGCTGCTGTGACTTCAGCATTACGTAATCTGCTCACCGCCGACGATTACACAGTTATCACGTTTTCATCGGCAGATGATTTTCTGGCTCATGCATTCACTCCCCTTCCCTGTTGCCTGATTCTGGATATTAATCTTCCCGGCGCAGATGGATTCGATATCGCACAGGCTTTGCTCGATCGCGGTTACACGATCCCCACCATCTTTTTAACCGGTTTCGGGACCATTCCGGTCACAGTGCGGGCGATGAAAACCGGCGCTTATGAGTTTCTGACTAAACCGGTTGATCCCGATCATATGTTGCAGGCAGTAGCGGAAGCGTTGCGCATCGCTGAACAAAATATGGCCGCCTCTGAGGAGCGGCGAGAAATATTCCAGCGGCACCAGACCCTGACGCCGCGTGAAAGCGAGGTGATGCTGCTGGCGATTAGTGGCCTGCTCAATAAGCAGATTGCTGCCGAAATGGGCGTCAGTGAAATTACGGCTAAAGTCCACAAGCGGCGAGTGATGGAGAAGATGCATGCGCGCTCGCTGACCGATCTGGTGCGTGCGGCTGAGCGGCTCAATATTGATCATACCCGCCGTCGCTAA
- a CDS encoding response regulator transcription factor gives MALSQRIIIVDDERAVRSGLSNLLHSDGYPTRLYESGEALLSDDNALSEAGLLIIDVGLKGMSGFELFVLLKQQTELPPVIFISADLEETTLWYAIALGAVTFLRKPIDVDTLLALIRCELSRGEAR, from the coding sequence ATGGCGCTGTCACAGCGTATTATCATTGTTGATGATGAACGCGCGGTCCGCAGTGGACTGAGCAATCTGTTGCACTCAGACGGCTACCCGACGCGCTTATATGAGTCCGGTGAGGCGCTCCTGAGCGATGACAATGCCCTTTCAGAGGCGGGCTTGCTGATTATTGATGTCGGACTCAAGGGCATGTCCGGTTTTGAGCTATTTGTCCTCCTGAAACAGCAGACAGAGCTGCCCCCGGTCATCTTTATCTCAGCAGATCTGGAAGAAACAACACTGTGGTATGCCATCGCCCTGGGGGCGGTCACGTTTTTGCGAAAGCCCATTGATGTTGATACGCTGCTGGCACTGATCCGTTGCGAGTTATCCAGGGGAGAAGCCCGCTGA
- a CDS encoding XapX domain-containing protein encodes MLKSYIISLAVGLLAGVIYALINVNSPAPPIIALVGLFGMLVGEQIIPLAKRLLRRQPVTLKWFRHECVPKISGTPPPDGDNTP; translated from the coding sequence ATGTTGAAATCCTACATCATTTCTCTCGCGGTGGGCCTGCTTGCCGGGGTAATCTATGCGCTGATTAACGTCAACTCTCCGGCTCCGCCGATTATTGCACTGGTGGGGCTGTTCGGCATGCTGGTGGGGGAACAGATCATTCCGCTGGCTAAGCGTCTGCTTCGCCGTCAGCCGGTGACGCTGAAGTGGTTTCGCCATGAGTGTGTGCCAAAAATCAGTGGGACACCGCCACCCGATGGCGATAACACCCCTTAA
- a CDS encoding DoxX family protein has translation MNNARDLSPRINAGLFFLRLTGSLLLLQVHGLPKILHFSEELTRIEDPFGLGPMMSLLPAIVAEVICPIFIILGWGSRIACLPIIAVLLVAMLVVHPGWSLAEGQFGWLLLIIFTTLALTGPGGWRIGAVKHQGVRHGTG, from the coding sequence ATGAATAACGCTAGGGATCTGTCGCCCCGTATCAATGCGGGGCTGTTCTTCCTGCGCCTGACCGGCAGCCTGCTGCTGTTGCAGGTGCATGGGCTGCCGAAAATTCTGCATTTCAGCGAAGAACTGACGCGTATAGAAGACCCGTTTGGTCTGGGACCGATGATGAGCCTGCTGCCAGCGATAGTGGCAGAAGTCATCTGCCCGATCTTTATTATTCTCGGCTGGGGTAGCCGGATTGCCTGCCTGCCGATCATCGCGGTGCTACTGGTCGCGATGCTGGTGGTACACCCTGGCTGGTCACTGGCGGAAGGCCAGTTCGGCTGGCTGCTGCTCATTATCTTTACCACGCTGGCGCTGACCGGGCCTGGCGGCTGGCGAATCGGCGCGGTGAAACATCAGGGGGTTCGTCATGGCACAGGTTAA
- a CDS encoding XapX domain-containing protein, with protein MNPLLLSLAAGVLIGLFYGLLKVRSPAPPAIALVGLLGMLLGGALMQAVIPAAHATVLQPHNAQPETYLLRTS; from the coding sequence ATGAATCCTTTACTTCTTTCCCTGGCAGCAGGGGTGTTGATTGGCCTGTTTTATGGCCTGCTTAAAGTACGTTCACCCGCTCCGCCCGCGATTGCGCTGGTGGGCCTGCTGGGAATGTTACTGGGCGGGGCGCTGATGCAGGCGGTTATTCCAGCAGCGCATGCGACCGTCCTTCAGCCGCACAACGCTCAGCCTGAAACATACCTGTTGCGGACAAGCTGA
- a CDS encoding amidohydrolase: MVTLGKAELILTHGKFHTVDRSNPVAEAVAIRDGKFVAVGTLAEAMEYHCDGTKVIDLKGHTAVPGLNDSHLHLIRGGLNYNLELRWEGVPSVADALRMLKEQALRTPSPQWVRVVGGWTEFQFAERRMPTLDEINEAAPDTPVFVLHLYDRALLNRAALKVVGYTKETPNPPGGEIQRDSNGNPTGLLIARPNAMILYATLAKGPKLPLEQQINSTRQFMRELNRLGLTSAIDAGGGFQNYPEDYEVIAELHQKKQMTLRIAYNLFTQRPGHELEDFEKWTDMLTPGQGSDYFRHNGAGEMLVFSVADFEDFLEPRPDLAPGMEDELERVVRHLVEHRWPFRLHATYDESISRMLDVFEKVNRDIPFNGLHWFFDHAETVTQRNIDRIKALGGGIAVQHRMAFQGEYFAERYGIEATRHTPPVQKMLETGVPVGLGTDATRVASYNPWTALYWLVSGRTVGGMQMYDVNARLDRETALMLWTQGSAWFSSEQNKKGRIQVGLLADLAVLSKDFFSVPEEEIKGIESVLTVVDGNIVYAAGSFSADAPPAIPVLPEWSPVVNVPGHYRSAPPVVQSRAGMMPAVHHCSGPCGVHQHSHEIARGSSVPVAEDNAFWGALGCSCFAF, encoded by the coding sequence ATGGTTACGCTGGGTAAAGCAGAACTGATACTGACCCATGGCAAATTTCATACTGTTGACCGCAGCAATCCGGTCGCAGAAGCCGTGGCAATTCGTGATGGCAAATTTGTTGCGGTAGGTACGCTGGCAGAGGCAATGGAGTATCACTGTGACGGCACCAAAGTGATCGATCTAAAAGGTCACACCGCCGTGCCGGGCCTGAACGATTCACACCTGCACCTGATTCGTGGTGGTCTGAACTACAACCTTGAACTGCGATGGGAAGGCGTTCCGTCGGTTGCCGATGCGCTGCGGATGCTGAAAGAGCAGGCGCTGCGCACGCCGTCACCGCAGTGGGTGCGTGTGGTAGGCGGCTGGACCGAGTTCCAGTTTGCCGAGCGCCGGATGCCGACGCTGGATGAGATCAACGAGGCGGCCCCCGATACGCCAGTCTTCGTGCTGCATCTTTATGACCGCGCCCTGCTCAACCGCGCCGCACTGAAAGTCGTCGGCTATACCAAAGAGACGCCGAACCCGCCGGGTGGTGAAATCCAGCGAGACAGTAACGGTAATCCCACCGGTCTGTTGATCGCCCGTCCCAATGCGATGATCCTCTACGCCACGCTGGCGAAAGGCCCGAAACTGCCGCTGGAACAGCAGATCAACTCGACCCGCCAGTTTATGCGCGAGCTGAATCGACTGGGCCTGACCAGCGCCATTGATGCGGGCGGTGGCTTCCAGAACTATCCCGAAGATTACGAAGTGATCGCTGAACTGCATCAGAAAAAGCAGATGACGCTGCGTATCGCCTACAACCTCTTCACGCAGCGTCCGGGTCATGAACTGGAAGATTTTGAGAAGTGGACGGACATGCTGACGCCAGGCCAGGGCAGCGACTATTTCCGTCACAACGGCGCAGGCGAAATGCTGGTGTTCTCGGTCGCCGACTTCGAAGATTTTCTGGAGCCACGTCCGGACTTAGCGCCTGGCATGGAGGATGAACTGGAGCGCGTGGTGCGTCATCTGGTGGAACATCGCTGGCCTTTCCGTCTGCATGCAACTTATGACGAGTCGATCAGCCGGATGCTGGATGTCTTTGAGAAGGTCAACCGCGATATCCCGTTTAATGGTCTGCACTGGTTCTTTGACCACGCGGAAACGGTCACTCAGCGCAATATCGATCGTATCAAAGCGCTGGGCGGTGGCATTGCGGTGCAGCATCGCATGGCATTCCAGGGCGAATACTTTGCTGAACGCTACGGCATTGAAGCCACCCGCCACACCCCGCCGGTACAGAAAATGCTGGAAACCGGCGTCCCGGTCGGACTCGGCACCGACGCAACCCGCGTCGCCAGCTACAACCCCTGGACCGCGCTCTACTGGCTGGTTTCTGGTCGCACCGTGGGCGGCATGCAGATGTATGACGTCAATGCCCGCCTTGACCGTGAAACGGCGCTGATGCTCTGGACACAGGGCAGCGCCTGGTTCTCCAGCGAACAAAATAAAAAAGGTCGGATTCAGGTAGGTCTTCTGGCGGATCTGGCCGTGCTGAGCAAAGATTTCTTCAGCGTGCCGGAAGAGGAAATTAAAGGCATTGAGTCGGTGCTGACGGTGGTGGATGGCAATATTGTCTATGCCGCCGGTTCGTTCAGCGCGGATGCACCGCCCGCGATTCCGGTCCTGCCTGAGTGGTCGCCAGTGGTAAACGTGCCGGGTCACTATCGCAGCGCCCCGCCAGTTGTGCAGAGCCGTGCAGGCATGATGCCCGCCGTCCACCACTGCAGCGGCCCGTGCGGGGTTCATCAACACTCGCATGAGATCGCCCGGGGTTCCAGTGTACCGGTCGCCGAAGATAACGCCTTCTGGGGCGCGCTCGGCTGCAGCTGCTTCGCGTTTTAA
- a CDS encoding hydrolase, producing the protein MSNAKLEVLTPHNSQIIFIDQQPQMAFGVQSIDRQVLKNNTVALAKAAKVFNIPTIITTVETESFSGHTYPELLDVFPGQDILERSSMNSWDDQKVRDALAANGKKKVVVSGLWTEVCNNSFALCAMLEGDYEIYMVADASGGTTKEAHDYAMQRMIQAGVVPVTWQQVMLEWQRDWANRDTYDAVMNIAKEHSGAYGIGVDYAYTMVHKAPSRQKSEHRTLAPVHAPVR; encoded by the coding sequence ATGTCCAACGCAAAGCTTGAAGTCCTCACGCCACATAACAGCCAGATTATCTTCATCGACCAGCAGCCGCAGATGGCCTTTGGTGTGCAGTCGATTGACCGCCAGGTGCTGAAAAACAACACCGTTGCGCTGGCGAAGGCGGCAAAAGTCTTCAACATCCCGACCATCATCACCACGGTCGAAACCGAAAGCTTCTCGGGTCACACTTATCCGGAACTGCTGGATGTCTTTCCTGGTCAGGACATTCTGGAGCGCAGCTCAATGAACTCCTGGGATGACCAGAAAGTGCGTGATGCGCTGGCAGCGAACGGCAAGAAAAAAGTGGTGGTGTCCGGTCTCTGGACGGAAGTGTGCAACAACAGCTTTGCCCTGTGCGCGATGCTGGAAGGCGACTACGAAATCTATATGGTGGCCGACGCGTCAGGCGGCACCACCAAAGAAGCGCACGACTACGCAATGCAGCGCATGATTCAGGCGGGTGTCGTGCCGGTGACCTGGCAACAGGTGATGCTGGAGTGGCAGCGTGACTGGGCCAACCGTGACACTTACGATGCGGTGATGAATATTGCCAAAGAGCATTCAGGTGCCTATGGCATTGGTGTGGATTACGCCTACACCATGGTGCATAAAGCGCCATCACGTCAGAAAAGCGAACACCGTACTCTGGCACCGGTTCACGCGCCGGTCCGCTAA